The genomic stretch TTCCGAAGAAATTTTTCAAGTCCTAGGACTCTCTGCAATTAAAGACACACTGTACATAAATAGATTGAGTGACTTTAATTATAATGGAATGAAAGTAATGCCAATTAGATATTATTATAACATGCTGACACCTGGCAAATTAGAGAACTTGAGCAGCGAAAAACGTATTATAGAAAATGCAGCTTTGGATTATACTAGAACCGTTAAACCAACTTCTGATGCCATACAAACACTCTTTTGGCTACATGGGAAAGACGTAATCTCATATATGAATAACTATATATGTATGAAAAGCCGCAATGAGCCACAGGGTAATCAGTTTGGGCAAGTAAATTGTATACCGGCTCAATTCCCACAACAAAATACCTTCGGGCCACAGGGTAATCGGTTTGGGCAAGTAAATTGTATACCGGCCCAATTCCCACAACAAAATACCTTCGGGCCACAGGTCAATAGGTAGTAGATCAAATTCAGATGTAGTCGAAATTCAGCTACATCTGAATTTTAAGCAACATAGGGAGTTATATTAATAAAAATGAAACAAAATTTATATATATTATTCATATTGATTTCGCCGAATGAAATGATATGTATGAAAAATTTTTATTCAGACAATTAGCATGGAGAGTGTTGATAACCATTGACTTAAACCTTGACACTGACAAATTCAACCCAAATTTCGGGCAATGATATATCTAGCACTTGGTAGTAATCTTGGCAACAGATTTGAAAATTTTCGGCGAGCTTTGACAGAATTATCGAGATTTTTCGAAATTAAAATAAAATCACTGATCATAGAAACCAAAGCCATACTGAAAAAAAATGCTCCAGCAGAATGGAATGTTCCTTATCTAAATATGATAGTGGCCGGTAATTCTCACTGCTTGCCCATGGAACTTCTTGAAAAAATAAAAATCGTAGAAATGCAACTAGGCCGTGATCTAAATGCAGAAATTTGGGCCCCAAGACTCATAGATATTGATATACTTTTTTATGAAAATGAATCCATGGATACACCAACACTATCCATTCCGCATAAACAGATAAAAAATCGAGACTTTATTCAATTTCTTCTCGAGGAAATAGGCTACCAAATCCCCAAAAACATGAAAACAGACTCCTCCCAATATGTGGCTCTTAACCACTTTGTTCTAAATCCAAAACTGGTGGCAATCCTAAATGTAACACCGGATTCTTTTTCCGATGGCGGAAAATTTTTACTACCAAATCTAGCCGAAGCTCATATAAATGATCTCTATGCCAATGGAGCTCACATAATAGAATTAGGCGCCCAATCCACCAAGCCGGGATACACGGAAATATCTGCTGCAGAAGAAATTTCGCGACTTTCTGAAATACTTGAACGCTGCCATCACATAGATTGTCTGGGGCTGGATTCTTCCCAAGACGATGTTGTAAAATGCTTGATAAAAAATTACCACTTTCCGTGGATTAATGACCAAAATTCTAAGCTAAGCGACGAAACACTGAAATTAATTGCCGATACCGGCGCAAAATTCATCACAATGCTACATGGCATGGACCTATCTTGGTTTACTAACCGCATAAATTATTTGGAAAACTTAGGATTGAAGCGAGAAAATATAATAATTGATCCAGGTATAGGCTTCGGAAAGACTAGGTTACAGAACATAGAAATTACAAAAAATCTCGCCAGAATCAAGGAA from Puniceicoccales bacterium encodes the following:
- the folP gene encoding dihydropteroate synthase, with the protein product MIYLALGSNLGNRFENFRRALTELSRFFEIKIKSLIIETKAILKKNAPAEWNVPYLNMIVAGNSHCLPMELLEKIKIVEMQLGRDLNAEIWAPRLIDIDILFYENESMDTPTLSIPHKQIKNRDFIQFLLEEIGYQIPKNMKTDSSQYVALNHFVLNPKLVAILNVTPDSFSDGGKFLLPNLAEAHINDLYANGAHIIELGAQSTKPGYTEISAAEEISRLSEILERCHHIDCLGLDSSQDDVVKCLIKNYHFPWINDQNSKLSDETLKLIADTGAKFITMLHGMDLSWFTNRINYLENLGLKRENIIIDPGIGFGKTRLQNIEITKNLARIKEFGCDILYGHSRKSFMTLFSNAPANDRDIETIAVSNFVDGIVDYLRIHNLKDHMKFFVAKHYLTIATS